The genome window TCAAAAGCGCTCTCCATATCTCGGAGCGACGCGGCAATAATCTTCCAGTCTAGGCGATCGAGCTCCTCTCCGGCCATTTGCACTAAAGTAGAGAGCGATCGTTCGATCCACTCAGAGTGCTTCAACATTGGCAAGCGATCGAGCAAATCCATCACTTCAGCTTGGAGGGACTCAAAACCTTGACCAGACCCAGAACGAATCATGAATTTTTCCGAAACGATAACAAATTGTCTCTACTAAAAATTAAGGGGCAAGCCAAAGTTATAAGCCAATAGCCACCAGCAAATTGCCCTGCTGGCAACTAATAACTTTCCCCGTAGCTTTGCCCCGGTTCTGAAGCGAGTTAGCTTTCGCGACCCAAAAAGAACGGCGCGAAACCGATCGCAGTTCAGTTAAATGTACTTTTCCAGAGTGTTGGCCAGAGTAGTTTTAGGAACTGCCCCAACCACCATATCTACACGTTGACCGCCCTTAAATATCATCAGCGTCGGAATGCTGCGGATACCGTATTGGCTGGCCACGTTAGGATTCTCGTCGGTATTAACTTTTACTACCTTGACCTGCCCTTCATATTGCAGGGCAATTTCGTCTACGACGGGCGCCACCATCCGACAGGGCCCGCACCAGGGAGCCCAAAAATCCACTAGAACTGGAACTTCGCTATCGAGCACTTCCTGCTTAAAGGTAGAGTCGGTTACTTGCGCGGCTGCTGACATCCCTAGCCATCCTTGTAAATACTATTTCTCGGATAACAAGTCTAGCAAAAAGTGTAACCACTTGCGTCAATGATTTTAACAGAAGCCTTCTGAATGAAGAAGGAAGACGGTAGAAGGAAGAAAGCACAAGGTTTCTGAAGGAACAAGGAACTTATGTTTCCGAAGGCACTTATGTTTCCGAAGGCACTTATGTTTCCGACGGCAGAATGCAGTTATACAGAAGCAAAATTCTCTCACTCCCAGACTCTCCCACTCTCCCACTCTGAGCCTCTCCGGAGCTAAAAGCCTCAATTCTGTATCTAGTAAGCAAGAGCCACGATGTCCGGCAAAAAAGGAACCGCCCGAACAGTAGTCCGGGCGGAGTGTGGTGTGAGGAGTGAACGGAAACATGCGTCTCCGCTTCTTCTATTGTGACATCTCCTTCTCGATAATTCCACAATATTCTGTAAATTTCGAGACTCTTGAACAAATTTTGTCAAGGTATGCTGGTATTCGATCGGTAAATCTACTTACCCATGCCCAACTGCTGAGCTTTTTGATAGACTTTACCCTCAGTCAGCAGAGAAGGAGCAATTACCACTTCCACTTGCTGCATCTCCTTAAGATCCTTAGCACCCAAGGTACCCATGCTAGTTTTCAGAGCTCCGAGCAGGTTGTGCGTACCGTCATCTAGCACCGCAGGCCCGCGCAAAATTTGCTCCACAGTACCCGTAGTCCCCACGCGAATGCGAGTGCCGCGCGGCAAAACCGGGCTGGGAGTCGCCATCCCCCAGTGAAAGCCGCGGCCGGGAGCTTCGGCAGCCCTGGCAAAGGGCGAACCAATCATCACTGCATCGGCACCGCAGGCAATGCACTTGCAGATATCGCCACCGGTAATTAAACCGCCGTCAGCTATCACCGACACGTATTTGCCAGTTTCGCGATAGTAGTCGTCCCGCGCGGCGGCGCAGTCTGCTACCGCTGTGGCTTGGGGAACACCGACACCCAATACGCCCCTAGACGTGCAAGCAGCCCCCGGCCCAATGCCCACGAGAATGCCCGCAGCGCCAGTTTTCATTAAATTCAGGGCGACTTCATAGGTAACGCAGTTACCCAAAATTACTGGTATCGGCATCTCTTGACAGAATTGTGTCAAATCTAAAGATGAGATTGATTCAGGGGACAGGAAAGCTGTCGAGACTACTGTTGCTTGCACAAAAAATATATCGGCTCCCGATTCAGCAACCGCCCGACCGTATTTGCTCGCAGCGGCCGGTGTGCCGCTGACGGCGGCAATCCCTCCTCCAGCTTTAATTTCTTTAATTCTCAGGTCGATTAATTCTGGCTTGATGGGTTCGGCATAGAGTTGCTGCATCAGGGAAACAAATTCGTGGTTCCCGACACTCGCGATGCGCTCTAATATTGGCTGGGGGTCGGCATAGCGGGTTTGAATTCCTTCTAGGTTGAGCACGCCCATTGCTCCCAATTCCGACAGCAAAATGGCCATGCGGACATCGACTACTCCGTCCATTGCGCTGGCGACGATCGGGATTTCTCGATCGATTCCGCCAATCTGCCACTTGGTATCTGCCAAACTCGGATCGAGGGTGCGCTGTCCGGGTACAAGCGCGATTTCATCTATGCCGTAAGCTCGGCGAGCGCTTTTGCCCCGCCCAATTTCAATATTCACGCTGTTTCACTTCCACAATGTATTTAAATTAGACTAACAAAAAGTTAGCCGGCCCGAGTGTAGCTATCGCACGGCTGTCTTTAAAAAAAGCTCGGCACTGATTCTGATTGTATTCTGATTGTATGAAATCGAAGGGGATACTTTTCCTCAGCAACGGCCACGGGGAAGATGCGATTAACTGTCAAATTCTCAAAGCTTTGAGAGCATCTGGCGCAAATGTTGATGTTTCGGCGATGCCGGTTGTCGGTGACGGGGCTGCTTACAGCCGATCGGCCGTGCCAATTATTGGGCCCACCAGTCAAATGCCGTCTGGGGGAGTTTTTTACATGAATCCCCTGTTTTTCCTCAAAGATATTGGGGCAGGGCTAATTGCTTTGACTTGGCAGCAATTGCAGGCTGTTTGGAGGCATTCGCGCCACTGCAATTTGGTGGTGGCAACTGGGGATATTGTCGCGGCTGCGATCGCCCGTGCCAGCAACCGCCCCTATATAATTTTTTTGTCGGCCCATTCTAGTTATTACGAAGGGCGAGTCAATTTGGGTTTAATCTTGTGGCACTTGCTTTGCTCAGATAAATGTCTGGCGGTTTTTACTAGAGATGCTTTGACTGCTGCTGACTTAAACCGACAGGGTTTAAATAAAGCTCAGTTTGTCGGCAATCCTGTCATGGACAACCTCAATTCTACGGGCAAAGATTTGCAGTTAATACCCGGAGTTCGGACGATCGCCCTTCTGCCCGGTTCTCGCCTCCGGGAAGCCACCGACAACCTCGTTTTGCTCCTGGAACTGGTTAAAGAAATTGCTAGTAACTCTACTGTACCGGTGCAGTTTCGGGCAGCTTTAGTTCCGGCTTTAATGCCTCAATTAGATGATATTGCAGCGCGATCCGGATGGCAACACCGATCGGGCAAGTTAATTTTTCCCGCAATCAAACGGTCTTTTTGTGAAGAAAAATTAGTCGAAGTGATGTGCTGGGCCGATGCTTTTGCCGATATTTTACAGCAATCGAGTTTAGTCATTGGGATGACTGGAACTGCTGTCGAACAAGCGGTGGGATTGGGAAAACCTGTAATTGCAGTACCGGGAAACGGCCCTGCCTTTACCTATCGGTTTGCGGAGGCTCAAAATCGGCTTTTAGGTGCTTCGGTGCAGGTTATTGGCACACAACCGGCGAATTCTCATATTATCAAGGAAGCTGCTGTGGCAGTCGATCGCACTTTGCAAGATGATAAATACTTAGCCAGTTGCATTCAAAATGGTTTAGAGAGAATGGGGCGATCGGGCGGCAGCATAAAAATTGCTAATTACGCGGCAAACTATCTTGGTTATTGATTGTGCTAGGGTGCGTCAGGTTTGAAATTTTCAAGCGCCACGAAAAGTCTAATACTGACGCACCTTTATTTCCTGGTGCGTCAGTATGAGATTGTTGATTAGTCGCGAAAATAATTGTGGCTGATTCGAGCAAATTATTGTGGGGTGTCCCGCCCGCCCGTCAGTATGAGATTGTTGATTAGTCGCGAAAATAATTGTGGCTGATTCGAGCAAATTATTGTGGGGTGTCCCGCCCGCCCAAAAATACAACGCAAGATGCGTAGCACCCGACTGCTATTTCAACAACTCAGAAACAGTTTTAAACTCGTAACCTTTCGACTGCAAAGCCTTGACAATCATCTCAGTTGCTGCTACGGTTTTCGAGCGATCGCCCCCACCGTCGTGCATCACCACAATCGAACCAGATCGCACATTTTCAATCACCCGATTTGCGATATCTTCTACCGTGTGTGTTTTTTCATAATCTTGAGAATCCACATCCCACATAATCAGTTTTTTGTGCATTTGGGACACCAAATAAGACAAAACTACAAATCGCCGACCCCAAGGCGGCCGAAAACTGATACTATCTTGTTTAACGCCCAACTCTTGCAAAAGTTTGTCCGTTTTTTCAATCTCAGACAGCAAAACTTCCCGGGGTTTAAACATCATATCTTTGTGAGAGTAGGAATGGTTTGCCAACTCATCTCCCCTCGCGACAATCATTTTCACGATTTCTGGATGTTTCTCAATATTGCGGCCGATTTCAAAAAAAGTTGCTTTAACTTGATAGCGGTCTAAGATATCTAAAAGCTGATTTGTATATGGAGGATACGGGCCGTCATCGTAGGTGAGGGCAACAACTTTCGCTTCGGTATCAGCGCGGTTGAAACCAAAAAAATTGTGAAATTTAGTAACTTTAATCAGCAGCGATGCTGCAAAAAATAATGCTATTGTGACAAGCAGAAACTTTTGTAATTTTTTACCGATTCGCATAGCTGCACGCACTCGATCTAAAATGAAAGTGAATCGTTCGGGACTTACGTACAAAATCAAAGAAACCGGGTTTTTTGCCGTTGATGCGGACTTTAATGCGTCTTCTCAGAAAAAAAACGGTTTCTGACCACCCGTGCGTAAGTCCTATTGATGTCAGATTATAGCACGATCGGGGGCAGATTAGTCTTGACATCCTCCTGAATAAAAATGTTATACTCGCACGCAGTCAAGGTTATCTACTCATAATTCGACCTTTGGGACTTTCGACAAAAAAAGCTGTAATTCACAAGTACGAAAGCTAACTATAAATAAAATTAATAGAACAATACTCAAGTTTTTTTTAGCAAGAGTAATTCCCAACATGATTTCACTGCCAGATATTACAATAGTCAACCAAATCTACGAAAGTGCGAATTCCCTCGTATACCGAGGCATCCTCAAATCAAATCAGCAACCTTTGATTTTGAAACTCCTCAAAGAGGATTACCCCACACCAGCAGAACTCTACCGCTATCAGCAGGAATACGAAATCACTCGCCGTCTCAACCTAGAGGAAACGATTAAAGCCTACGAACTGCGAAAATACGAGAACACACAAGTCATGTTGCTGGAGGATTTTGGAGGAGAGTCCTTAAAAATCCTGCTGGATGGCCGTCCCTTGGCTTTACCAGACTTTCTCCACCTAGCCATTCAAATCACCGATGCGTTAGGCAAAGTTCATCAAAAAAATATCATTCACAAAGATATCAATCCATCTAATATTGTCTTTAATTCTCAAACCGGACAATTAAAAATTATTGACTTTGGCTTATCTACCACCCTATCCCAAGAGAATCCCAGCCTCAAAAGTCCTAATCTTCTAGAAGGGACATTGGCTTATATATCTCCAGAACAAACAGCCAGGATGAATCGCTCACTAGACTACCGCACCGACTTTTATTCTCTGGGCGTTACTTTCTATGAACTGCTAACCAACCAGTTGCCTTTTGAATCCGTTGATGCACTGGAGTTAGTCCATTGCCATATTGCCAAACAACCCACTCCACCTCATGAAATTAATCCAGAAATTCCCTTGAATCTCTCAGAAATTGTCATGAAATTAATGGCAAAAACGGCGGAAGATAGATATCAGAGTGCTTGGGGAATCAAGGCAGATTTAAAAACTTGTCTTACTCAATTTAGAAATGGTAAATTTCAAGCTTTTTCCTTGGGCTACCAAGATATTTATCCTCAATTGCAACTCCCTCAAAAACTGTACGGGAGAGAATCACAAATTGAGTCCTTATTGAGTGCATTTGATCGTGTAGCGTCGGGACAAGAGAAACAAGTAGGGGCTGGTTTAGCAAATAACCTGAGTAGCCCAAGGACAACTAAGTCACAAAATGTCTGCGTACAAGGACAAACTGAACTCATGCTAATTTCTGGATACTCTGGTATTGGAAAATCAGCTTTAGTTCAGGAATTGTATAAAATCATAACTCAAAAAAGCGGCTACTTTATAGCAGGTAAATTTGACCAGTTGCAACGAGATATTCCCTATCAAGCTTTAGTCGCTGCCTTCCAAGAATTGGTGCGTCAATTGCTGACCGAAACTCAACCCCAATTACAACAGTGGCAAGAGAAGATTCGACGCGCATTAGGAAGCAACGGACAAATTATTATTGATGTCATTCCCGAAGTTGAACTGATTATTGGCAAACAGACTCCAGTCCCAGAATTACCTGCAACAGAAGCAAGAAATCGGTTTAATTTAGCTTTTCAAAACTTTATTCAGGTCTTTTGCCAAAAAGAACATCCCCTCGTCCTATTTCTAGACGACCTTCAGTGGACAGACAGCGCTACGCTGCAATTTATCCAGTTGATAATGACCGATTTCACGACTCAATATCTGTTTGTAATCGGAGCTTATCGAGATAACGAAGTCAGTGAAATTCATCCTAGTATACTGACTTTAACTGAGATGAAAAAGCAGGGAGTAGTAATTAATCATCTCTCCCTTTCACCCTTAAATTTAAACCAGGTTAATGAATTCATTGCGGATGCGCTGAAAACAGAGTGCGTTCCTACACAAAGATTAGCCGAGTTGGTTTGGCAAAAAACTCAAGGAAATCCCTTTTTTATTAAAGAGTTTCTCAAGTCACTTTATACAGAACACTTGCTGAATTTTGATTTGAATGCTGGGGCTTGGCATTGGGATTTAGAGCAAATTATAAGTAGGAATATTACTGATAACGTTGTTGAGTTGATGGCAGATCAAATTCAAACCTTATCAGAATCAGCACAAAAAGTTTTACGATTAGCCGCTTGCATTGGCAACCAATTTGATTTACCAACCCTTTCAATAATTAATGAAAATTCTCAAAAACAAACTGCTGATGAATTATGGAATGCTATTCAAGCAGGATTGATATTACCCGTTGGGGATGATTACAAATTCCTGAAAACAAACCGAGAAGCGAATGACTTAAAAATTACTTATAAATTTGCTCACGATCGCATCCAGCAAGCCGCCTATTCCCTAATTCCCCCAGACGACAAGCAAGCGGTTCACTGGAAAGTCGGGCAACTGTTGTTACAAAATACACCGCAACAGATCCTCCAACAAAAGATTTTTGATATTGTCAATCAGCTCAACTTCAGTATTGAAGCAATTGACGTTCAGTTAGAAAAAGATAAACTTGCTCAATTAAATCTCATTGCTGGCAAAAAAGCGAAGGCATCAGCAGCTTGGAAACCGGCATGGAATTACTTAAGCATTGGTATAAATTGCCTGAGTGCAGATAGTTGGCTTCGTCAGTATGACCTAAGTCTAGCACTGTATGTGGAAACAGTAGAAGCTGCTATCTTGAGTGGTCATGTTGAGGAAATGGAAAAACTGGCTAACCTTGTGCTTCAACAAGCTACTTCGTTGTTGGATCAAGTGAAAGTCTATGAAGTCAAGATTCAAGCCTATACGGCACAAAACAAACCGTTAGAAGCGATAGATACGGCACTTTCAGTATTAAAGCTGTTGGGAATTCGTTTTCCAAAAAAGCCAACCAAATTAAATATTTTACTTGAACTGATGAAGACAAAGTTAAGTTTAGTAGGGAAGCGAGTTGAGGACTTAATCGACCTACCCGTGATGACCAATCCTGATAAACTGGCAGCCATGCGTATCCTATCAAGTGTAGTTTCTGCTGCCCATTTTGCTTCACCTGAATTGCTACCGCTAATGGCGTTTAAACAGGTCAATTTATCAATCAAATACGGGAATACTTCTGTGTCTTCTTGTGCCTATGCTACTTACGGACTAATTCTGTCTGGGGAAACCGTAGGAGACATTGAGACTGGTTATCAATTTGGGAAACTTGCTATCTTGCTACTCGATAAGTTTAATACTAAAGAACTCACAGCCAGAACCATATTTATTTTTAATTACTTTGTCAAACATTGGAAAGAGCATCTTAGGGAAACTTTAAACCCTTTGCAGAATGCTTACTCGATCGCCCTAGAGACTGGAGATTTAGAATATGCAGCTTATTCAGTTTGTGTATACTGCTATCATTCCTATGTATTGGGGAAGGAATTGGCAAAAGTAGAGGCAGAGATGGCAATGTACAGTAATACCCTCAGCCAACTGAAGCAAGAAACATCATATTACTATAACCAACTCAATCGACAGGTTTTATTGAACTTGATGGGACAGGCTGAAGATAAATGCCTTTTAATCGGTGAAAACTATGACGAAACAAAAATGTTACCCCTGCATCGAGAGGCGAACGCTCAAAATCTTTGTCGCTCGGTCTATTTTTACAAGCTATTTCTCTGCTATCTTTTTCAAGACTATCAGCAAGCTATAGAAAATGCGAAATCAGCCGAAAAATATAGCGATAGCGCTGTAGGTACTATTCCTCTCTACCATTTCTACAATTCTTTAGTTTATCTGGCTATCTATTCTGACGCACCCAAATCCGAGCAAAAACTCATCCTCCAGAAGGTGAAAGCCAATCAGAAAAAAATCAAGAAATGGGCGGAGTTTGCTCCGATGACTCACCTCCATAAATTCTATCTAGTGGAGGCAGAGCGATATCGAGTTTTGGGTGAAAATGCTAGGGCGATCGACTGCTACGATCGCGCCATTGCTTTAGCCAACGAAAATGACTACATCAACGAAGAGGCTTTGGCTAATGAACTGGCGGCCAAATTCTACATCGCTTGGGGAAAAGAGCAAGTTGCCCAAGCCTATATGACAAATGCTTACTACTGTTATTTACGTTGGGGTGCAACAGCTAAAATGACAGATTTGAAACGACAGTATCCACAACTTTTAAAGCGTTTTACGACAGCCAATACGTCCATAGATTCGCGCAACAGCCTGTCTAAGACCTCTGGCAGCACTTCAGGTGAAAGCCTTGATTTGGCAGCATTGATGAAAGCATCTCAGGCGATCGCCAGTGAAATTGAGCTGGATAAACTCCTCACGACTTTGATGAAAATCCTGCTGGAAAGCTGCGGGGCGCAAATTGGCTATCTAATTTTAGAGTCTCAAGGA of Oscillatoria nigro-viridis PCC 7112 contains these proteins:
- a CDS encoding GuaB3 family IMP dehydrogenase-related protein, with amino-acid sequence MNIEIGRGKSARRAYGIDEIALVPGQRTLDPSLADTKWQIGGIDREIPIVASAMDGVVDVRMAILLSELGAMGVLNLEGIQTRYADPQPILERIASVGNHEFVSLMQQLYAEPIKPELIDLRIKEIKAGGGIAAVSGTPAAASKYGRAVAESGADIFFVQATVVSTAFLSPESISSLDLTQFCQEMPIPVILGNCVTYEVALNLMKTGAAGILVGIGPGAACTSRGVLGVGVPQATAVADCAAARDDYYRETGKYVSVIADGGLITGGDICKCIACGADAVMIGSPFARAAEAPGRGFHWGMATPSPVLPRGTRIRVGTTGTVEQILRGPAVLDDGTHNLLGALKTSMGTLGAKDLKEMQQVEVVIAPSLLTEGKVYQKAQQLGMGK
- a CDS encoding polysaccharide deacetylase family protein — encoded protein: MRIGKKLQKFLLVTIALFFAASLLIKVTKFHNFFGFNRADTEAKVVALTYDDGPYPPYTNQLLDILDRYQVKATFFEIGRNIEKHPEIVKMIVARGDELANHSYSHKDMMFKPREVLLSEIEKTDKLLQELGVKQDSISFRPPWGRRFVVLSYLVSQMHKKLIMWDVDSQDYEKTHTVEDIANRVIENVRSGSIVVMHDGGGDRSKTVAATEMIVKALQSKGYEFKTVSELLK
- the trxA gene encoding thioredoxin, yielding MSAAAQVTDSTFKQEVLDSEVPVLVDFWAPWCGPCRMVAPVVDEIALQYEGQVKVVKVNTDENPNVASQYGIRSIPTLMIFKGGQRVDMVVGAVPKTTLANTLEKYI
- a CDS encoding lipid-A-disaccharide synthase-related protein codes for the protein MKSKGILFLSNGHGEDAINCQILKALRASGANVDVSAMPVVGDGAAYSRSAVPIIGPTSQMPSGGVFYMNPLFFLKDIGAGLIALTWQQLQAVWRHSRHCNLVVATGDIVAAAIARASNRPYIIFLSAHSSYYEGRVNLGLILWHLLCSDKCLAVFTRDALTAADLNRQGLNKAQFVGNPVMDNLNSTGKDLQLIPGVRTIALLPGSRLREATDNLVLLLELVKEIASNSTVPVQFRAALVPALMPQLDDIAARSGWQHRSGKLIFPAIKRSFCEEKLVEVMCWADAFADILQQSSLVIGMTGTAVEQAVGLGKPVIAVPGNGPAFTYRFAEAQNRLLGASVQVIGTQPANSHIIKEAAVAVDRTLQDDKYLASCIQNGLERMGRSGGSIKIANYAANYLGY
- a CDS encoding AAA family ATPase — protein: MISLPDITIVNQIYESANSLVYRGILKSNQQPLILKLLKEDYPTPAELYRYQQEYEITRRLNLEETIKAYELRKYENTQVMLLEDFGGESLKILLDGRPLALPDFLHLAIQITDALGKVHQKNIIHKDINPSNIVFNSQTGQLKIIDFGLSTTLSQENPSLKSPNLLEGTLAYISPEQTARMNRSLDYRTDFYSLGVTFYELLTNQLPFESVDALELVHCHIAKQPTPPHEINPEIPLNLSEIVMKLMAKTAEDRYQSAWGIKADLKTCLTQFRNGKFQAFSLGYQDIYPQLQLPQKLYGRESQIESLLSAFDRVASGQEKQVGAGLANNLSSPRTTKSQNVCVQGQTELMLISGYSGIGKSALVQELYKIITQKSGYFIAGKFDQLQRDIPYQALVAAFQELVRQLLTETQPQLQQWQEKIRRALGSNGQIIIDVIPEVELIIGKQTPVPELPATEARNRFNLAFQNFIQVFCQKEHPLVLFLDDLQWTDSATLQFIQLIMTDFTTQYLFVIGAYRDNEVSEIHPSILTLTEMKKQGVVINHLSLSPLNLNQVNEFIADALKTECVPTQRLAELVWQKTQGNPFFIKEFLKSLYTEHLLNFDLNAGAWHWDLEQIISRNITDNVVELMADQIQTLSESAQKVLRLAACIGNQFDLPTLSIINENSQKQTADELWNAIQAGLILPVGDDYKFLKTNREANDLKITYKFAHDRIQQAAYSLIPPDDKQAVHWKVGQLLLQNTPQQILQQKIFDIVNQLNFSIEAIDVQLEKDKLAQLNLIAGKKAKASAAWKPAWNYLSIGINCLSADSWLRQYDLSLALYVETVEAAILSGHVEEMEKLANLVLQQATSLLDQVKVYEVKIQAYTAQNKPLEAIDTALSVLKLLGIRFPKKPTKLNILLELMKTKLSLVGKRVEDLIDLPVMTNPDKLAAMRILSSVVSAAHFASPELLPLMAFKQVNLSIKYGNTSVSSCAYATYGLILSGETVGDIETGYQFGKLAILLLDKFNTKELTARTIFIFNYFVKHWKEHLRETLNPLQNAYSIALETGDLEYAAYSVCVYCYHSYVLGKELAKVEAEMAMYSNTLSQLKQETSYYYNQLNRQVLLNLMGQAEDKCLLIGENYDETKMLPLHREANAQNLCRSVYFYKLFLCYLFQDYQQAIENAKSAEKYSDSAVGTIPLYHFYNSLVYLAIYSDAPKSEQKLILQKVKANQKKIKKWAEFAPMTHLHKFYLVEAERYRVLGENARAIDCYDRAIALANENDYINEEALANELAAKFYIAWGKEQVAQAYMTNAYYCYLRWGATAKMTDLKRQYPQLLKRFTTANTSIDSRNSLSKTSGSTSGESLDLAALMKASQAIASEIELDKLLTTLMKILLESCGAQIGYLILESQGQLRVEASGEANSSQVMVLQSTPIETCLPLSIINYVERTQEGLIESDVAREGRFTQDAYIKTQQPKSILCAPLLNQGQLIGIVYLENNLADGVFTPDRLEVIQLLSSQAAIALTNARLYTQVQSTQNRLNKFLNAIPVGISVHDAKGQIIYTNQVAQQLLNIQDLPKVETEKLSQTYGVYRAGTGEMYPVEQLPLVRSLGGEKAQADDLELYQNERIVSVESTSTPIFDDTGNVEYAIAAFQDISDRKQAEKTLIENVRLEQEISHRKKTEAELEQAKDAAEAANKAKSTFLANMSHELRTPLNAILGFSQLMNQDTNLLNEQKENLNIIHRSGDHLLTLINQVLDLSKVEAGRMTLSETNFELHHFLGEIEDMFALKAKSQGLQLRFECAVDVPQYIRADEVKLRQLLINLIGNAIKFTPSGSVSLVVKKSQKNAQSQAEIEITNNPQSTTITFEVKDTGVGMKPDELEKLFQPFVQTASGQKVQQGTGLGLTISRQFVRLMGGEITVISGGKAFTPGMPLRELSDDTTAQPTSGTTFQFDISVGLADRAIEKQPYNRRVVALAPNQPLYRILVVDDKDDNRQLLVKLLKPLGFEVQEASNGIEALEIWDSYSPHLIWMDMRMPVIDGYEATKRIKTTIKGQATAVIALTASVWEEEKAVILSAGCDDFVRKPFHKEVIFDIMAKHLGVRYIYEEQQLPSPPSNVTGEPLNFSYLLTAMSKEWIVKLHEAALEADSELVSQLIEEIPEFQAIELQTLRGWVNNFQFEKILDLTEPLVGEY